The DNA sequence AGTGGTGGCCAGCACGATCAGCGGCGAGGAGATGTTGGGCAGGATGTGGCGAAAGACGATGGCAGGCCCACTCGCGCCAAGGGCCCTTGCCGCCCGCACATAGTCCTTGGCCGCCTCGACCTGGGCTGCGGCCCGCGCAGCGCGAGCGAAATAGGGCCATTCGGCCAACCCGATGACCAGGACCAGCAATGGAACGGCGATGCGGCTTAAGCTCTCGCCGCCAAACCCGGCACGATAGA is a window from the bacterium genome containing:
- a CDS encoding ABC transporter permease; the encoded protein is YRAGFGGESLSRIAVPLLVLVIGLAEWPYFARAARAAAQVEAAKDYVRAARALGASGPAIVFRHILPNISSPLIVLATTQVAGAIMAEAALSFLGLGMPVTKPSLGTLIRSGYDLMFAGAWWVTVLPGLVLIAVLISVNVLGDALRDWVNPRMHVS